The Marinitoga sp. 1197 nucleotide sequence ACCGGAGGAGAGCGACAGCTCAGAATTTTTTTGTTTTAATTCAAATCTAAAGTTTTTAATCCAATACCCTACCGGAGGTATGTTATACGGAGGTGAATCATGAGAAGATTCTGCACAAGTGGTCCTGTTGATAAAAAAACATGTTATTATGTTGACCGACCCGATATAATGCAAGAAGCGCTTGACCATATAGAAAATTGGAGATATTTTACAGTATCAGCGCCAAGGCAAAGTGGAAAAACAACATTATTAAATGATATAGTTGAAAAAATAAAAGATAAATATTTACCAATATTTATATCCTTTGAAAGTTACGGAAAAAAAAGTTTAAAAAGTTTTTTAAAAACCATTATCAGAGATATAGAAGATGACATTGAATATAGATATAATCAAAAAATTGAATTGAAAACATTAGAAGAACTGGATGAAATAAGAGAAGCAATATTAGAAATATATAAAAAAACAAACAAAGAAATAGTATTTATGATAGATGAATTTGAAAGATTAGATGAAAGTATAATGAATGAATTTTTGCATATAATACGAAGTATATATCACAAAAAACAAATATACAAACTCAGAAGTGTAATATTAATAAGCGTAGGATATCTAAGTGGAATATTAGAAGACAATGCCAGTCCATTCAACATAGCAGAACACTTAGAAGTGCCATACTTTACAAAAGAACAAGTATATGATTTACTTTCACAACACGAAACAGAAACAGGACAAATATTCGATGAAAAAGTAAAAGAATTAATATGGCACAACGCAGCAGGACAACCAGGATTAACCAATGGACTTGCATATGATTTAG carries:
- a CDS encoding AAA-like domain-containing protein, which translates into the protein MRRFCTSGPVDKKTCYYVDRPDIMQEALDHIENWRYFTVSAPRQSGKTTLLNDIVEKIKDKYLPIFISFESYGKKSLKSFLKTIIRDIEDDIEYRYNQKIELKTLEELDEIREAILEIYKKTNKEIVFMIDEFERLDESIMNEFLHIIRSIYHKKQIYKLRSVILISVGYLSGILEDNASPFNIAEHLEVPYFTKEQVYDLLSQHETETGQIFDEKVKELIWHNAAGQPGLTNGLAYDL